Proteins encoded in a region of the Bactrocera tryoni isolate S06 chromosome 4, CSIRO_BtryS06_freeze2, whole genome shotgun sequence genome:
- the LOC120773959 gene encoding protein disconnected produces MEHLISTFMPPAYLLGHSTTAAPGPIPVGNMAASPATSPIGGSMGKPKRWGSPPVNLAAQFINPVTGKKRVQCSLCLKTFCDKGALKIHFSAVHLREMHKCTVEGCNMVFSSRRSRNRHSANPNPKLHSPHIRRKISPHDGRTAQQFPVFSLSPAGLLPSAAFPGLMPHSAAAAAGYGAHQPVMFGDFPSSANAAGFHHMLANQEQLEMRAGFRLSSTGTGSASASDADGEDDSYILDVHTTASNISHGDSNSDVDDYCREIDADDDDENADVDAEEARDVDEELISVSIDEDAAINFDPTEDSNEPLDFSLHKRRGVSVEERLSSPVTITMSANYSDCGSPQHTAVSKSNGFSVDSLLGKRKRNHTEVTEERLSPVVVKMEAEEETTRDYTYGIDLTPQQAQQPAANRDSTENCLTTSHHPSSILSAEAQQLRLLQSQMFAAAAAAAAAQSSEAPYAPTALPALEVGPDSASPAAPAPPVWNLLSEVYRSMFINGGIKQQTTTQPQYTEIPTSAISV; encoded by the coding sequence ATGGAACACCTCATATCCACCTTCATGCCTCCCGCTTATCTGCTGGGCCACTCGACCACAGCAGCGCCAGGACCAATTCCCGTTGGGAACATGGCTGCCTCACCCGCCACCTCGCCAATCGGCGGTTCAATGGGCAAGCCGAAGCGGTGGGGCTCTCCGCCCGTCAACCTCGCAGCCCAGTTTATCAATCCTGTGACGGGCAAGAAGCGTGTGCAATGCTCCCTTTGTCTAAAGACCTTCTGCGACAAGGGTGCCTTGAAAATACACTTCTCCGCTGTGCACTTGCGTGAGATGCACAAGTGCACTGTAGAGGGTTGCAACATGGTGTTCAGCTCACGTCGTTCTCGTAATCGCCACAGCGCCAATCCCAACCCGAAGCTGCATTCGCCCCACATCCGCCGCAAGATCTCACCACACGATGGCCGGACAGCGCAACAATTTCCCGTATTTTCGTTGTCACCTGCCGGTCTGTTACCTTCGGCCGCATTTCCGGGTCTCATGCCACATTCAGCTGCTGCGGCTGCTGGTTATGGCGCACATCAGCCCGTTATGTTTGGTGATTTTCCATCGTCCGCCAATGCTGCTGGCTTTCACCATATGTTAGCCAACCAGGAGCAATTAGAAATGAGGGCAGGGTTCCGACTCAGTTCTACTGGCACAGGTTCAGCTTCAGCGTCTGATGCGGATGGTGAGGATGATAGCTATATACTAGATGTGCACACCACTGCCTCCAACATTAGTCACGGCGACAGTAATAGCGATGTGGACGACTACTGCAGGGAAATTGATGCCGACGACGATGATGAAAACGCTGATGTCGATGCGGAAGAAGCACGCGACGtcgacgaagaactgatatcAGTATCTATCGATGAGGACGCGGCGATTAATTTCGATCCAACGGAAGACTCCAATGAACCGCTAGACTTCAGTCTTCACAAACGACGCGGCGTGTCGGTAGAAGAGCGTTTATCCAGTCCTGTTACCATTACAATGTCTGCCAACTACAGCGATTGCGGTAGTCCTCAACATACAGCAGTATCAAAGTCCAACGGTTTCTCGGTAGATTCTTTGTTGGGCAAACGCAAACGCAATCACACAGAGGTGACCGAGGAGCGTCTGTCTCCAGTCGTTGTAAAAATGGAAGCGGAAGAAGAAACTACCAGAGATTATACATACGGGATTGATCTCACTCCTCAACAGGCGCAACAACCGGCAGCCAATAGGGATTCAACAGAAAATTGTCTGACGACCTCCCACCATCCCTCCTCAATCTTGTCGGCCGAGGCGCAGCAATTGCGTCTCTTGCAGTCGCAAATGTTcgccgctgccgccgccgccgccgcagcTCAGTCTTCCGAAGCGCCCTACGCACCAACTGCGCTGCCCGCCCTCGAAGTAGGCCCGGACTCAGCCTCTCCAGCAGCACCCGCGCCACCCGTATGGAACCTTCTCTCCGAAGTATATCGGTCCATGTTCATAAACGGCGGCATTAAGCAGCAAACAACGACTCAGCCTCAATACACTGAAATTCCAACGAGCGCGATTTCGGTGTAA